From the genome of Methanobrevibacter sp.:
ATTAGATATCTTAATTTTTACAAGTGATTATTATGAAAATGTATTATGACGACGATGTAAATACAGATGCTCTTGAAGGAAAAACCATAGCAGTTATCGGTTACGGTTCCCAAGGAAGAGCACAATCCAGAAACATGGCTGACAGTGGAGCTAACGTTATTGTTGGTGTAAGAGAAAACGGTAGTTCTTGGAACTTAGTTCAAGAAGATGGAATGACTGTAAAAACCATTGAAGATGCAGCAAAAGAAGCAGACATCATTCACATCTTACTTCCTGACGAAATCCAGGAAAAAGTATATGCAGAACAAATTGCACCTTACGTTGAAGCTGGAAACACCATTTCATTCTCTCACGGTTACAACATTCATTTCGGTTTAATCAAACCTGATGAAACCGTAAACATTGTAATGTTTGCACCTAAAGGACCGGGATCTATGGTAAGAAGAACTTACGAAGAAGGATTCGGTATTCCAGGTTTAGTAGCAGTCGAACAGGACGCAACCGGTGACGCTTTACAATTAGCATTAGGTATGGCAAAAGCATGTGGCCTAACCAAAGCTGGTGTATTGGAAACCACTTTCAAAGAAGAAACTGAAACCGACCTTTTCGGTGAACAAACAGTTTTATGTGGAGGAATCACTGAACTCATCAATGCAGGATTCACCACTTTAGTTGAAGCAGGTTATCAGCCTGAAATCGCTTACTTTGAAACCTGCCATGAAGTAAAATTAATCGTAGATTTAATCTATGAAAAAGGTTTCGCTGGAATGTGGACTGATGTAAGTAACACAGCTGAGTTTGGTGGATTGACCAGAGGTAATAAAATCATTACTGATGAAGCAAAAGAAGGTATGAAAGAAACCTTAAAACAAATCCAAGATGGTACATTCAAAAAAGAATGGGCTGATGAAAATGCGACTGACGGAGCTAACTTAAAAGAAATGAGAGCTGCTGAAAGTCAAAAAGAAATTGAAATTGTCGGTACCAGACTTAGAAAAGCTTGTGGATTACAAAAAGATGATTAAATTCATCTTTTAAACTTTTTTTTATTATTCTGTTTTTATCATTAATTATATTTTTAATTGTTTTTTATGGGGAGTTTTATATGGCTTTTATTGGAATGGATCATGGTACAACTGGAATATCTTTTTGCATCATGTCTGATGAAGGCGAAGTGATTGATGTTTTTAAAATTGGAAGAGAAGAAAGTAAAAAAGGACTTGTTAGTGCAACTGAAGAGTTGACCAAACGGGTTGATTTAAATGAAGTTAAACTGATGGCTGTCACATATGCTATGGGGGATGGAATAAACCAGATTTTACCTGTAAGTCAGGTAAAGGACCGTGGAATATTGTCAATAAACGGTGCAGGTAAGGTTACTGGTGGCGGAACAAGTGTCTTTGATGAACTCGAACAGTTAAACCTGCCTTTGATTATGATTCCGGGTCTTCACAAGGACTCTACTTCTTTGGACAGATTATTCAGAGCTGCATATTCACACCAGGCAAGTCCAGAAAAGGTAAGCATTTCATATAATGCGATTAAAGAAACCGGATGGAGCAATTTCATCGTTGCCGATATCTCATCAAACAGTGTGGATATCCTAATTGAAGACGGTAAAATAAAAGGTGCAATCGATGCATGTCTGGGTGCAATGGGAATAGTTCACGGACCGCTTGATTTGGAGATGCTTAGAGATATAGATGAAAATGGTGCATCAGCCAACGGATGCTTTTCACATGCTGGAGCTATTAAGATTGCAGATATTGACGGTAAGGTTGCAAACATGAAGGATGAGCTTTTGAAAAACTACCGTGAAGGGGATGAAAAGGCAAAGCTTGCAATCGATACATTAATCATGACTGTTGCAATGGAAATCGCCGGTTTGGATGTGGTATGTGGAAATCCGATTGAAGGAATAGTTTTAACTGGTTCTGTAGGCAGTGCAGCTGAACCGTTCAACTTTAAGGATGAAATTGATAAATACTTTAAGGGAAAATATGAGTTAAAAGTAATTTCAAAAGAATCTGGTGCAATCGGTGCGGCTCAAATAGCAATGGATGTTTATGGTGGTAGAAAAGAAATATTAGGTATTGAAGTTAATATCTAATCTTCTTTTAAACTAATAAAAATTATATTTCCGCCTTTGATGGTTTCAAGGCCATTATCATTTTCTAATACAAGATTTAAATAGTTATCAATAGCGATTACTTTACCTTCGGTCTGGTAATCTCCTCTTAAATCAACACTTACATATTTATTCTTAAATTGTGTAAAAAGTTTGTTTACATTATCTTCGCTCATTATTTCAAATCCTTGAGTTATCTATTTTTATTATGGAATTTCAACTTTAAATAGTTTGACATTTATAATATATACTATGGCAATTAATCAATTAGAAGAAAATTTAGAAGCAATTACAAGAACAATTGAACAGTTAAAAAGAGATGGATGTAAGGACGAAGAAGTTTTAAATGATCTTCGCCAACAAAGAGATAAAATACTTAAAGATTTAAACTTATAGGTAATCTATTCTAACCATTCACGTAATAGGTCAACATCACTTGTCTGATCAATTTTTATTGGTGTTACAGTGGTTTTGCCTAAATTACGTAAAGCATAACCGTCACTTCCAGGCTTATAATCAGTATATGGT
Proteins encoded in this window:
- a CDS encoding methanogenesis marker 12 protein, coding for MAFIGMDHGTTGISFCIMSDEGEVIDVFKIGREESKKGLVSATEELTKRVDLNEVKLMAVTYAMGDGINQILPVSQVKDRGILSINGAGKVTGGGTSVFDELEQLNLPLIMIPGLHKDSTSLDRLFRAAYSHQASPEKVSISYNAIKETGWSNFIVADISSNSVDILIEDGKIKGAIDACLGAMGIVHGPLDLEMLRDIDENGASANGCFSHAGAIKIADIDGKVANMKDELLKNYREGDEKAKLAIDTLIMTVAMEIAGLDVVCGNPIEGIVLTGSVGSAAEPFNFKDEIDKYFKGKYELKVISKESGAIGAAQIAMDVYGGRKEILGIEVNI
- the ilvC gene encoding ketol-acid reductoisomerase: MKMYYDDDVNTDALEGKTIAVIGYGSQGRAQSRNMADSGANVIVGVRENGSSWNLVQEDGMTVKTIEDAAKEADIIHILLPDEIQEKVYAEQIAPYVEAGNTISFSHGYNIHFGLIKPDETVNIVMFAPKGPGSMVRRTYEEGFGIPGLVAVEQDATGDALQLALGMAKACGLTKAGVLETTFKEETETDLFGEQTVLCGGITELINAGFTTLVEAGYQPEIAYFETCHEVKLIVDLIYEKGFAGMWTDVSNTAEFGGLTRGNKIITDEAKEGMKETLKQIQDGTFKKEWADENATDGANLKEMRAAESQKEIEIVGTRLRKACGLQKDD
- a CDS encoding LSM domain-containing protein, encoding MSEDNVNKLFTQFKNKYVSVDLRGDYQTEGKVIAIDNYLNLVLENDNGLETIKGGNIIFISLKED